A genomic region of Nakaseomyces glabratus chromosome C, complete sequence contains the following coding sequences:
- the FPS1 gene encoding Fps1p (CAGL0C03267g~Glycerol transporter; involved in flucytosine resistance; double fps1/fps2 mutant accumulates glycerol, has constitutive cell wall stress, is hypersensitive to caspofungin in vitro and in vivo) has product MSHQQGGSKNPNAMSDLNEYLSNEDRNSQERNDRDDFDVEMQEYTPQPFKRPTASYIPEYIGTSNQFPIQEVVPNTNIPIHQLMENHSAAQSPNRPSSPVNNSNMNNLSGDMSTAAATSVNVNTTSNTDHLRARDHTTVSANVLNLGHLYKNNYGNNNDDGDHISVQEGVTNDSESKQYGTRRDRATSFISRLAGGGDDGSPNDPNPGNASVPIIVKPKTLYQNPQTPTVLPSTYHPINRWSLVKSGVLKEFLAEFMGTMVMIIFGSAVVIQVLSGGKAQQDSYLAAMDALSQSDLSAGEKMAFENLTKLVSSVSAGTFDDIALGWAAAVVMGYFCAGGSAISGGHLNPIITLANFVYRGFPAKKIPFYFFGQLFGAYVGGLIAYGYYKKVISETFPDHFNSETVVSMFCVVPKPYLSSARQFVSEFLCGAMLVACTFALTDPYTSLSGDVFPLMLFLLIFMCNSGLGYQTGTAMNMARDLGPRMALYTVGFSRKLLWTSHHHFFWVPICAPFIGALTGGLVYDIFIYQGHESPVNWPFSLYKETFQRWWFKRPGWQRRNKARRMSDLSEISYAEDEDLDNTYTGTRFPRVTKTKSYHSSHNTDEKKVQFKSVQRDKPHNQNMAAVLDDESSLETASLGDSYIEQYSSKNSN; this is encoded by the coding sequence atgtCTCATCAGCAAGGGGGATCCAAAAATCCCAATGCTATGAGTGATTTGAACGAATACTTATCCAACGAGGATCGCAATAGCCAAGAACGTAATGACCGTgatgattttgatgttGAGATGCAGGAGTACACTCCTCAGCCATTCAAGAGACCAACTGCATCTTACATCCCTGAATATATAGGCACATCTAACCAGTTTCCTATCCAGGAGGTTGTGCCAAACACTAATATCCcaattcatcaattgaTGGAGAACCACAGTGCTGCTCAGAGTCCCAACAGACCTAGTTCACCTgtcaacaacagcaacatGAACAACCTCAGTGGTGACATGTCTACCGCTGCTGCTACAAGTGTTAATGTCAACACTACATCTAATACTGACCATCTACGAGCCAGAGATCACACTACAGTATCAGCTAACGTGTTGAACCTAGGCCACTTATACAAAAATAACTACGGTAATAACAACGATGACGGTGATCACATTTCTGTCCAGGAAGGTGTAACCAATGACAGTGAGAGTAAACAATATGGTACTAGAAGAGATCGTGCTACCTCTTTCATCTCTAGGCTAGcaggtggtggtgatgatGGTTCACCAAATGATCCAAACCCTGGTAATGCATCTGTTCCAATTATCGTTAAGCCAAAGACACTATATCAAAATCCTCAAACCCCTACGGTTTTGCCATCCACATACCATCCTATTAACAGATGGTCTCTGGTGAAAAGTGGTGTTCTGAAAGAATTTTTGGCAGAATTTATGGGTACAATGGTCATGATTATTTTTGGTTCTGCTGTTGTCATTCAGGTCTTGTCTGGTGGTAAAGCACAACAGGACTCTTATTTAGCAGCCATGGATGCATTAAGCCAATCTGATCTAAGTGCTGGTGAGAAAATGGCTTTTGAAAACTTGACTAAATTGGTTTCATCTGTCAGTGCAGGTACATTCGATGATATTGCTCTTGGTTGGGCAGCAGCCGTTGTTATGGGTTACTTCTGTGCGGGTGGTAGTGCAATTTCTGGTGGTCACTTAAACCCAATTATTACACTTGCTAACTTCGTTTACAGAGGTTTCCCAGCTAAGAAGATTCccttttatttctttggtCAATTATTTGGTGCCTATGTTGGTGGTCTAATTGCCTACGGTTATTACAAGAAGGTTATCTCTGAGACGTTTCCAGACCATTTCAACAGTGAGACTGTTGTGTCTATGTTCTGTGTTGTTCCAAAACCATATCTATCATCTGCCAGACAGTTTGTTTCCGAATTCTTGTGTGGTGCCATGCTGGTCGCATGTACGTTTGCACTAACAGATCCATACACCTCTCTATCTGGTGATGTGTTCCCTCTAATGTTGTTCCTATTGATCTTCATGTGTAACTCTGGTTTGGGTTACCAAACAGGTACTGCCATGAACATGGCTCGTGACTTAGGTCCTAGAATGGCGCTATACACAGTTGGTTTCAGCAGAAAGCTGCTATGGACCTCGCATCACCACTTCTTCTGGGTGCCTATCTGTGCTCCATTCATTGGTGCGCTAACTGGTGGTCTAGTGTACGATATCTTCATCTACCAAGGTCACGAATCGCCTGTCAACTGGCCATTCTCGTTATACAAGGAGACATTCCAAAGATGGTGGTTTAAGAGACCAGGCTggcaaagaagaaacaagGCCAGGAGAATGTCTGACCTCAGTGAGATCTCCTACGCTGAGGACGAGGACCTGGACAACACATACACTGGCACGCGGTTCCCTCGTGTCACCAAGACCAAGTCGTACCACTCCAGCCACAACACTGACGAGAAGAAAGTGCAATTCAAGTCTGTGCAAAGAGACAAGCCACATAACCAGAACATGGCTGCTGTGCTGGATGACGAGTCATCGTTGGAGACTGCTTCGCTAGGTGACTCATACATAGAACAGTACAGTTCCAAGAACAGTAACTGA